In Streptomyces sp. RFCAC02, the following proteins share a genomic window:
- a CDS encoding maleylpyruvate isomerase family mycothiol-dependent enzyme, which translates to MTDTARTPALARAWVRAGTERVLAAVAGLDEAGLSAGTVLPGWTRAHLAAHIAANADALGNLVRWAATGVRTPMYASPGERAAGIDRGPALSAAELRAWLTDSAHRLAAGLDGLTDEQWRHEVVTAQGRTVPATELPWMRAREVCVHAVDLGAGTAFADLPDGFLTALVDEVREKRGLTGLPDGPLPDVAAWLTGRPHALAGAPELGPWL; encoded by the coding sequence ATGACGGACACGGCACGCACCCCCGCCCTCGCGCGCGCCTGGGTCCGCGCGGGCACGGAACGGGTCCTCGCCGCCGTCGCCGGCCTCGACGAGGCAGGACTCTCGGCCGGCACCGTGCTCCCCGGCTGGACCCGGGCGCACCTCGCCGCCCACATCGCCGCGAACGCCGACGCCCTGGGCAACCTCGTGCGCTGGGCCGCCACCGGCGTGCGGACACCGATGTACGCCTCCCCCGGGGAACGCGCCGCCGGCATCGACAGGGGGCCGGCGCTGTCGGCCGCCGAGCTGCGTGCCTGGCTGACCGACTCGGCGCACCGGCTCGCCGCGGGACTCGACGGGCTCACCGACGAGCAGTGGCGCCACGAGGTCGTCACCGCCCAGGGCCGCACCGTCCCCGCCACCGAACTGCCGTGGATGCGCGCCCGCGAGGTGTGTGTCCACGCCGTCGACCTCGGCGCCGGCACGGCCTTCGCCGACCTGCCGGACGGTTTCCTGACCGCGCTGGTCGACGAGGTCCGCGAGAAGCGCGGCCTGACCGGACTGCCCGACGGGCCGCTGCCGGACGTCGCGGCCTGGCTGACCGGCCGCCCCCACGCGCTCGCCGGCGCCCCCGAACTCGGCCCGTGGCTGTGA
- a CDS encoding FAD-dependent oxidoreductase gives MTHPDVIVVGGGIGGLGAAYALTRRGLRVRLLERAAEFGEVGAGIQLAPNCTRILDDYGLLAEARSLGVVPDSMVMRDAVDGTELTRLDLRDLEKRYGHPYLVIHRSDLHGLLLRACRRAGVDLITDARVISYGNTADGARVTLADGETHEAGVVIAADGLHSVARALLVDDEPVSSAYVAYRGTVPAELPRVAAVDLGEVAVYVGPRCHFVHYGLRGGELLNQVAVFESPKALAGRDDWGTPDELDAAFAATCDFVRDGLPFMWRDKWWRMFDRDPVMTWVHGRIALLGDSAHPPLQYIAQGAVMAIEDGWVLGEHVARHRAADGTVDWDAALAAYEAVRPEHCRRVLTTSRAWGELWHLDGVPREQRNALLRARDTYDYSFVDWLYGPTALTPDQEPPMFTPVPLDAAVAEGSAA, from the coding sequence ATGACCCACCCCGATGTGATCGTCGTCGGCGGCGGCATCGGCGGCCTCGGCGCCGCGTACGCACTGACCCGCCGCGGCCTGCGCGTCCGCCTGCTGGAACGCGCGGCGGAGTTCGGCGAGGTCGGCGCCGGCATCCAGCTCGCGCCCAACTGCACCCGCATCCTCGACGACTACGGCCTGCTCGCGGAGGCCAGGAGCCTCGGCGTCGTCCCCGACTCCATGGTCATGCGCGACGCCGTCGACGGCACCGAGCTGACCCGCCTCGACCTGCGCGACCTGGAGAAGCGCTACGGCCACCCCTACCTCGTCATCCACCGCAGCGACCTGCACGGCCTGCTCCTGCGGGCGTGCCGGCGCGCCGGCGTCGACCTGATCACGGACGCGCGGGTGATCTCGTACGGGAACACCGCCGACGGCGCCCGCGTCACCCTCGCCGACGGGGAGACCCACGAGGCCGGCGTCGTGATCGCGGCCGACGGACTGCACTCCGTCGCCCGCGCGCTGCTCGTGGACGACGAGCCCGTCTCCTCGGCGTACGTCGCCTACCGCGGCACCGTCCCCGCCGAACTGCCGCGGGTGGCGGCCGTCGACCTCGGCGAGGTCGCCGTGTACGTCGGCCCCCGCTGCCACTTCGTGCACTACGGCCTGCGCGGCGGCGAACTGCTCAACCAGGTCGCCGTCTTCGAGTCGCCGAAGGCCCTGGCGGGGCGGGACGACTGGGGCACGCCCGACGAACTCGACGCCGCCTTCGCCGCGACCTGCGACTTCGTCAGGGACGGCCTGCCGTTCATGTGGCGGGACAAGTGGTGGCGCATGTTCGACCGCGACCCGGTCATGACGTGGGTCCACGGTCGGATCGCGCTGCTCGGCGACTCGGCGCACCCGCCGCTGCAGTACATCGCGCAGGGCGCCGTCATGGCGATCGAGGACGGCTGGGTGCTGGGCGAGCACGTCGCCCGCCACCGCGCCGCCGACGGCACGGTCGACTGGGACGCCGCCCTCGCCGCCTACGAGGCGGTCCGCCCCGAGCACTGCCGCCGCGTGCTCACCACCTCCCGCGCGTGGGGCGAGCTGTGGCACCTCGACGGCGTCCCGCGCGAGCAGCGCAACGCGCTGCTGCGCGCCCGCGACACGTACGACTACTCCTTCGTCGACTGGCTGTACGGCCCGACCGCGCTCACGCCGGACCAGGAGCCGCCCATGTTCACGCCGGTCCCGCTGGACGCCGCGGTCGCCGAGGGGAGCGCGGCATGA
- a CDS encoding thiolase family protein, with product MNDAYLYAAVRTPFGRLGGALAATRPDDLAATALAGLLDRAPGLDRAAIDDVVWGNANGAGEDNRNVGRMAVLLAGLPVSVPATTVNRLCGSGLDAAITASRALESGDADIAVAGGVESMTRAPWVLPKPDRAFPAGHTTAVSTTLGWRLVNPAMPAEWTVSLGESNELLRERYPVTRERQDAFALRSHRLAARAWDEGFYDDLVLPVDGLPRDEGIRPDTDPGKLAALKPSFRPDGTITAGNASPLSDGASALLLGTGTAADRIGLDPVARVAGRGVHAVEPPLFGYAPVEAAGKALRRAGIGWGDVGAVELNEAFAVQSLACLDAWGVDPEIVNVRGGAIAIGHPLGASGGRLLGTLAKVLRERRERWGVAAICIGVGQALAVVLENVTGEVSGR from the coding sequence ATGAACGACGCCTACCTGTACGCCGCCGTCCGCACACCGTTCGGCCGTCTGGGCGGCGCCCTCGCGGCAACACGCCCCGACGACCTCGCCGCGACCGCGCTGGCCGGCCTGCTCGACCGGGCACCGGGCCTCGACCGCGCCGCGATCGACGACGTCGTGTGGGGCAACGCCAACGGCGCCGGCGAGGACAACCGCAACGTGGGCCGGATGGCCGTCCTGCTGGCCGGGCTCCCCGTGAGCGTGCCCGCCACGACCGTCAACCGGCTGTGCGGCTCCGGCCTGGACGCGGCGATCACCGCGTCGCGCGCCCTGGAGTCCGGTGACGCGGACATCGCCGTCGCCGGCGGCGTCGAGTCCATGACCCGGGCGCCCTGGGTGCTGCCCAAACCGGACCGCGCCTTCCCCGCCGGCCACACCACCGCCGTCTCCACCACCCTGGGCTGGCGGCTGGTCAACCCGGCCATGCCCGCCGAGTGGACGGTGTCGCTGGGCGAGTCCAACGAACTGCTCCGCGAGCGGTACCCGGTCACCCGCGAGCGGCAGGACGCGTTCGCGCTGCGCTCCCACCGGCTCGCGGCGCGCGCTTGGGACGAGGGCTTCTACGACGACCTGGTCCTGCCGGTCGACGGACTCCCGCGCGACGAGGGCATCAGGCCCGACACCGACCCCGGGAAGCTGGCCGCCCTGAAGCCGTCGTTCCGCCCGGACGGCACGATCACCGCCGGCAACGCGTCGCCGCTCAGCGACGGGGCGTCCGCGCTGCTGCTCGGCACCGGGACCGCCGCGGACCGGATCGGCCTCGACCCCGTCGCCCGCGTCGCCGGGCGCGGCGTGCACGCCGTCGAGCCGCCCCTGTTCGGGTACGCGCCGGTCGAGGCCGCCGGGAAGGCGCTGCGACGCGCCGGCATCGGCTGGGGCGACGTGGGTGCCGTCGAGCTGAACGAGGCGTTCGCCGTGCAGTCGCTCGCGTGCCTGGACGCGTGGGGCGTCGATCCGGAGATCGTCAACGTCAGGGGCGGCGCCATCGCGATCGGGCACCCGCTGGGCGCCTCCGGCGGCCGGCTGCTCGGCACCCTGGCGAAGGTGCTGCGCGAGCGGCGGGAGCGGTGGGGCGTCGCCGCCATCTGCATCGGCGTGGGCCAGGCCCTCGCCGTCGTGCTGGAGAACGTCACCGGGGAGGTGAGCGGCCGATGA
- a CDS encoding 3-oxoacid CoA-transferase subunit A produces MSATTIAATADEAVAGVADGSTVLVGGFGLAGMPFDLIDALIRQGAGDLTVVSNNAGNGDVGLAALLAAGRVRKVICSFPRQSDSYVFDGLYRAGRVDLEVVPQGTLAERIRAAGAGIGAFYSPVGVGTPLAEGKETRRIDGRTHVLEHPIKGDVALISAHRADTAGNLVYRRTARNFGPVMATAAGTVIVQVTDIVPAGEIDPETVVTPGIYVDRLVRAEARRLTVRGAR; encoded by the coding sequence ATGAGCGCGACGACCATCGCCGCCACGGCCGACGAGGCCGTGGCGGGCGTGGCGGACGGATCGACGGTCCTGGTGGGCGGGTTCGGTCTCGCCGGCATGCCGTTCGACCTGATCGACGCGCTGATCCGGCAGGGCGCCGGGGACCTGACCGTGGTGTCCAACAACGCCGGCAACGGTGACGTGGGCCTGGCCGCGCTGCTGGCGGCGGGCCGCGTCCGCAAGGTGATCTGCTCCTTCCCGCGGCAGAGCGACTCGTACGTCTTCGACGGCCTGTACCGGGCGGGCCGCGTGGATCTCGAAGTGGTCCCGCAGGGCACCCTGGCGGAACGGATACGGGCCGCCGGGGCCGGCATCGGCGCGTTCTACAGCCCCGTCGGCGTCGGCACGCCGCTCGCCGAGGGCAAGGAGACCCGGCGGATCGACGGGCGCACCCACGTCCTGGAACACCCGATCAAGGGTGACGTGGCCCTCATCTCGGCGCACCGCGCCGACACCGCGGGCAACCTCGTCTACCGCAGGACGGCCAGGAACTTCGGGCCGGTGATGGCGACGGCGGCCGGCACCGTGATCGTCCAGGTCACCGACATCGTGCCCGCGGGGGAGATCGACCCGGAGACCGTCGTCACCCCCGGCATCTACGTCGACCGCCTGGTGCGGGCCGAGGCCCGCCGCCTGACCGTGCGAGGAGCCCGCTGA
- a CDS encoding 3-oxoacid CoA-transferase subunit B — protein MTTTHAAAPREHADRGPLTTDELAARIARDIPPGAYVNLGIGQPTRIAEHLPADAGIVLHTENGMLGMGPAATGDEVDPDLTNAGKVPVTELPGAAYFHHADSFAMMRGGHLDVCVLGAFQVSHHGDLANWHTGDPDAVPAVGGAMDLAVGARRVLVMMRLFTRDGAPKLVSECTCPLTGAGCVSLVYTDHGVFEPGPDGVRVKETYGITVAGLRERLPVDLIG, from the coding sequence ATGACGACGACCCACGCCGCGGCCCCGCGCGAGCACGCCGACCGCGGGCCGCTCACCACCGACGAACTCGCGGCCCGGATCGCGCGCGACATCCCGCCCGGCGCCTACGTCAACCTCGGCATCGGACAGCCGACCCGGATCGCCGAGCACCTGCCGGCGGACGCGGGAATCGTCCTGCACACCGAGAACGGCATGCTCGGCATGGGGCCGGCGGCCACCGGCGACGAGGTGGACCCCGACCTCACCAACGCCGGGAAGGTGCCCGTCACGGAGCTGCCGGGCGCGGCGTACTTCCACCACGCCGACTCGTTCGCCATGATGCGGGGCGGCCACCTCGACGTGTGCGTCCTCGGCGCGTTCCAGGTCTCGCACCACGGCGACCTCGCCAACTGGCACACCGGCGACCCGGACGCCGTCCCGGCCGTGGGAGGGGCGATGGACCTGGCGGTCGGCGCGCGGCGGGTGCTGGTGATGATGCGGCTGTTCACCCGCGACGGCGCCCCCAAGCTGGTGTCCGAATGCACCTGTCCGCTGACCGGTGCCGGCTGCGTGAGCCTCGTCTACACCGACCACGGTGTCTTCGAGCCGGGTCCCGACGGGGTGCGGGTGAAGGAGACGTACGGCATCACGGTGGCCGGGCTGCGCGAGCGGCTCCCCGTCGACCTCATCGGCTGA
- a CDS encoding TetR/AcrR family transcriptional regulator codes for MANLRQAQKRMTRRLLLESGLELFTAKGYAATTVDDIATAAGTTRVTFYAYFPSRSELMRALIDEQLNEALQRVRSPEHGSTAQGLVDTVAAGTAEAIADWLRRTAEAWPTVRPIIRVGRDAAAVDPELADLVERWMAEAIGDIEDGLTAAGRFAPHQRRFRGVLAMAELDYVAQHWDGADWKLTRGQMLDELAASWTRLLT; via the coding sequence ATGGCGAACCTCCGACAGGCGCAGAAGCGGATGACGCGCCGCCTGCTGCTCGAGTCCGGGCTCGAGCTGTTCACGGCGAAGGGGTACGCCGCCACCACCGTCGACGACATCGCGACGGCCGCGGGCACCACCCGGGTGACGTTCTACGCCTACTTCCCGTCGCGCAGCGAGCTGATGCGGGCGCTCATCGACGAGCAGCTCAACGAGGCGCTGCAGCGCGTCCGTTCGCCCGAGCACGGCTCCACGGCCCAGGGCCTCGTGGACACCGTCGCCGCCGGGACGGCCGAGGCCATCGCGGACTGGCTGCGGCGCACCGCCGAGGCGTGGCCGACGGTCCGGCCGATCATCCGCGTGGGCCGGGACGCCGCCGCGGTCGATCCGGAGCTGGCCGACCTCGTGGAGCGGTGGATGGCCGAGGCCATCGGCGACATCGAGGACGGGCTGACGGCCGCCGGACGTTTCGCGCCCCACCAGCGGCGGTTCCGCGGGGTGCTGGCGATGGCCGAGCTGGACTACGTCGCCCAGCACTGGGACGGCGCCGACTGGAAGCTCACGCGCGGGCAGATGCTCGACGAGCTGGCCGCGAGCTGGACGCGGCTGCTGACCTGA
- a CDS encoding phosphotriesterase encodes MSANSTTVNTVLGAVPADELGVVSVHEALLSVLPGAEHAYDITLDRAEIFETLAARLRDFRAHGGGTIVDSTGMFHGRDVPLYEALSRATGVHIVASTGQGPEELLGGYFLTPQTNPPTPWPADRFADLFAREITEGMVVPRVERRGPAGLVATAATRTGRTATDESLLRGAARAALATGVALSVRHGADAAGDLGVVLDEGLPADRVAVGGLDRQDAVAAGAPERIAGLGARVVLDHVGTEDAGHLTDAERADLVTGLVRAGFGDRILLSSSATGVAKGHPATGTPYSHVLTAFVPLLTARGLDGDDVRRILVANPRDLLATR; translated from the coding sequence ATGAGCGCGAACAGCACCACCGTGAACACCGTCCTGGGCGCGGTGCCGGCCGACGAACTGGGCGTCGTCTCGGTCCATGAGGCGCTGCTGTCGGTGCTCCCCGGTGCCGAGCACGCGTACGACATCACCCTCGACCGGGCCGAGATCTTCGAGACGCTGGCCGCCCGGCTGCGGGACTTCCGCGCACACGGCGGCGGCACGATCGTCGACAGCACCGGCATGTTCCACGGGCGGGACGTCCCGCTGTACGAGGCCCTGTCCCGCGCGACCGGCGTCCACATCGTCGCCTCGACCGGCCAGGGACCCGAGGAACTGCTCGGCGGGTACTTCCTCACCCCGCAGACCAACCCGCCGACACCGTGGCCGGCCGACAGGTTCGCCGACCTCTTCGCCCGGGAGATCACCGAGGGCATGGTGGTCCCGCGCGTCGAGCGCCGCGGCCCCGCCGGCCTCGTGGCCACGGCCGCGACCCGTACCGGCCGGACGGCGACCGACGAGAGCCTGCTGCGCGGCGCGGCCCGGGCCGCCCTCGCCACCGGCGTCGCGCTGTCCGTCCGCCACGGCGCCGACGCCGCCGGCGACCTCGGCGTCGTCCTGGACGAAGGGCTGCCCGCCGACCGCGTCGCCGTCGGCGGCCTCGACCGCCAGGACGCCGTGGCCGCCGGCGCGCCCGAGCGGATCGCCGGCCTCGGCGCCCGCGTCGTGCTCGACCACGTCGGCACCGAGGACGCCGGGCACCTCACCGACGCCGAACGCGCCGACCTGGTCACCGGTCTCGTGCGGGCCGGCTTCGGCGACCGGATCCTGCTGTCGAGCAGCGCGACCGGGGTGGCGAAGGGCCACCCGGCCACCGGCACGCCGTACAGCCACGTCCTGACCGCCTTCGTGCCGCTGCTGACCGCGCGCGGCCTCGACGGCGACGATGTGCGGCGGATCCTCGTCGCCAACCCGCGCGACCTGCTCGCGACGCGCTGA
- a CDS encoding phosphotriesterase — MSRVNTVLGPVPAEELGFVAVHEHIGYGMPGSELDTTWWKTPEQRYEETVPKLRRFHELGGGTLVDVTGICNGRDVDHYRSLSAKTGVHIVACTGFVGGDTALPHFARAEVDYLTRQFVHEITVGIGGTGSLAGVIKVGVSRGGRMTELDKRIYRAAARASLTTGVPILTHLAIDAENAVAIFEEEGLPLDRVLFGHVDDGVNAERTRDVWIAEQGGRIGFDTFGYETELPDPPFWARPRKERLDHFLRFIDGGRRLGQVLASADANCSPLGWPGVEGHTVNYLFDELIPDLRAAGLDEAAIRTVFVDNPAGFLTIQK; from the coding sequence GTGTCGAGAGTGAACACCGTGCTGGGGCCGGTCCCCGCCGAGGAACTGGGTTTCGTGGCCGTCCACGAGCACATCGGGTACGGCATGCCCGGCTCCGAGCTGGACACCACGTGGTGGAAGACCCCCGAGCAGCGCTACGAGGAGACTGTCCCCAAGCTGCGCAGGTTCCACGAACTCGGCGGCGGCACCCTCGTCGACGTGACCGGCATCTGCAACGGCCGTGACGTCGACCACTACCGGTCCCTGTCCGCGAAGACGGGCGTCCACATCGTCGCCTGCACCGGCTTCGTCGGCGGCGACACCGCGCTGCCGCACTTCGCGCGCGCCGAGGTCGACTACCTCACGCGGCAGTTCGTCCACGAGATCACCGTCGGTATCGGCGGCACCGGCAGCCTCGCCGGCGTCATCAAGGTCGGCGTGAGCCGCGGCGGCCGCATGACGGAGCTCGACAAGCGCATCTACCGCGCAGCGGCCCGCGCCTCGCTCACCACGGGCGTACCGATCCTCACCCACCTCGCGATCGACGCCGAGAACGCCGTCGCGATCTTCGAGGAGGAGGGCCTGCCGCTGGACCGCGTGCTGTTCGGGCACGTGGACGACGGCGTGAACGCCGAGCGCACGCGCGACGTCTGGATCGCCGAGCAGGGCGGCCGCATCGGCTTCGACACGTTCGGCTACGAGACCGAGCTGCCCGACCCGCCGTTCTGGGCACGGCCGCGCAAGGAACGCCTCGACCACTTCCTGCGGTTCATCGACGGGGGCCGCCGCCTGGGGCAGGTCCTCGCCTCCGCCGACGCCAACTGCAGCCCGCTCGGCTGGCCGGGCGTCGAGGGCCACACCGTCAACTACCTCTTCGACGAGCTCATCCCCGACCTGCGCGCGGCCGGTCTGGACGAGGCCGCCATCCGGACCGTCTTCGTCGACAACCCCGCCGGCTTCCTGACCATCCAGAAGTGA
- a CDS encoding NAD(P)/FAD-dependent oxidoreductase translates to MHSSDLKNLKVAIVGAGYGGAAAAKALGLLGARVDVYEQANRIREVGAGIGLRPATINRFRQWGIFDAIDRVSSPSEYFEILTATGEPITKETWPADGDQTRTHLIHRGDFIDALLGVLPEGVLHLGHRLRAVEDRGDGATLVFADGRTVDADLVVGADGIKSVVRQRLFSDKGPVFSGEHAYRAVISLDDAHGMVADDNLRMYIGRGTKVYLLPLRHRNQVSFDITALCPDGTWTPSVTKDDLLRTVRGFDERLVRITRGLDMDTVNIRAVYDIDPIDTWHSDSVVLVGDAAHSMLHHQGQGANSAIEDAGALADALRDAASVTEALARYQATRKPVTDTLQAVSRQGWTEDEIDEVFPGQRPAAAAVKE, encoded by the coding sequence ATGCACTCCTCGGACCTGAAAAACCTGAAGGTCGCGATCGTCGGCGCCGGATACGGCGGCGCCGCGGCGGCCAAGGCCCTGGGCCTGCTGGGTGCGCGCGTCGACGTCTACGAGCAGGCGAACCGGATCCGCGAGGTCGGCGCCGGCATCGGCCTGCGTCCCGCCACCATCAACCGGTTCCGCCAGTGGGGCATCTTCGACGCGATCGACCGCGTCAGCTCGCCCAGCGAGTACTTCGAGATCCTCACCGCGACCGGTGAGCCGATCACGAAGGAGACCTGGCCCGCGGACGGGGATCAGACCCGCACCCACCTGATCCACCGCGGCGACTTCATCGACGCCCTCCTGGGCGTGCTGCCCGAGGGCGTCCTCCACCTCGGCCACAGGCTCCGGGCCGTCGAGGACAGGGGCGACGGCGCCACCCTCGTCTTCGCGGACGGCAGGACCGTCGACGCGGACCTCGTCGTGGGCGCCGACGGCATCAAGTCGGTCGTGCGGCAGCGGCTGTTCAGCGACAAGGGGCCGGTGTTCTCCGGCGAGCACGCCTACCGCGCCGTCATCTCCCTGGACGACGCCCACGGCATGGTCGCCGACGACAACCTCCGCATGTACATCGGCAGGGGGACGAAGGTCTACCTGCTGCCGCTCCGGCACCGCAACCAGGTGTCGTTCGACATCACCGCCCTGTGCCCGGACGGCACCTGGACGCCCAGCGTCACCAAGGACGACCTGCTGCGGACGGTCCGCGGCTTCGACGAACGCCTCGTGCGCATCACGCGCGGCCTCGACATGGACACCGTCAACATCCGCGCCGTGTACGACATCGACCCCATCGACACCTGGCACTCGGACTCCGTCGTCCTTGTCGGCGACGCCGCCCACTCGATGCTCCACCACCAGGGCCAGGGCGCGAACTCGGCCATCGAGGACGCGGGCGCGCTCGCCGACGCCCTGCGCGACGCCGCGTCCGTGACCGAAGCCCTCGCCCGGTACCAGGCCACCCGCAAACCCGTGACCGACACGCTGCAGGCCGTCTCCCGCCAGGGCTGGACCGAGGACGAGATCGACGAGGTCTTCCCCGGCCAGCGGCCCGCGGCCGCCGCCGTGAAGGAGTGA
- a CDS encoding alpha/beta hydrolase produces the protein MPLHPEIAAFIAALPAPPGGPLDPAALRAAEEAHVTPEGERRPLHAVADTTARTASGDVPVRIYTPTAADRHGLLVYFHGGAFFLGSLETHDHVARSLAAETGLKVVSVGYRRAPEAPFPAGLDDCHAVVRWAAAEGGRLLGWDGATLAVAGDSSGGNFAAAVAAGAYDEGFGGITHQILYYPSLDLDFDTDRYPSLRENAVGYGLETAGLAPFNAFYLDSGADPADPLVSPVKRADLAGLPPALVVTAEFDPLRDEGELYARRLREAGVPAVVRRVAGANHGFVQNFPHIPEFREVFAATRDFLAGH, from the coding sequence ATGCCGCTGCACCCCGAGATCGCCGCGTTCATCGCCGCCCTGCCCGCCCCGCCCGGCGGCCCGCTCGACCCGGCCGCCCTGCGCGCCGCCGAGGAGGCGCACGTCACCCCCGAGGGGGAACGCCGCCCGCTGCACGCCGTGGCGGACACGACCGCGCGGACCGCATCCGGCGACGTGCCGGTACGGATCTACACGCCGACCGCCGCCGACCGCCACGGCCTGCTCGTGTACTTCCACGGCGGCGCCTTCTTCCTCGGCAGCCTGGAGACCCACGACCACGTGGCACGCTCACTGGCGGCGGAGACCGGGCTCAAGGTCGTCTCCGTGGGCTACCGCCGCGCGCCCGAGGCCCCCTTCCCCGCCGGGCTCGACGACTGCCACGCCGTCGTGCGCTGGGCCGCCGCCGAGGGCGGCCGGCTCCTCGGCTGGGACGGCGCCACCCTGGCCGTCGCCGGGGACAGCTCCGGCGGGAACTTCGCCGCCGCCGTCGCGGCCGGGGCGTACGACGAGGGCTTCGGCGGGATCACCCACCAGATCCTCTACTACCCGTCCCTCGACCTGGACTTCGACACCGACCGCTACCCGTCGCTGCGCGAGAACGCCGTCGGCTACGGGCTGGAGACGGCCGGCCTCGCGCCGTTCAACGCCTTCTACCTCGACAGCGGCGCCGACCCCGCCGACCCGCTCGTCTCCCCGGTCAAGCGGGCCGACCTCGCCGGGCTGCCGCCCGCGCTCGTCGTCACCGCCGAGTTCGACCCGCTGCGCGACGAGGGCGAGCTGTACGCCCGCCGGCTGCGGGAGGCCGGCGTGCCGGCGGTCGTGCGCCGCGTCGCCGGGGCGAACCACGGATTCGTCCAGAACTTCCCGCACATCCCCGAGTTCCGCGAGGTCTTCGCCGCCACCCGCGACTTCCTCGCCGGGCACTGA
- a CDS encoding MBL fold metallo-hydrolase yields the protein MTPEGTVHPVVSPWGRFGLYSFFIDAPEPAIVDTGIASSPAEGIVPALAAIGRRVEDVRWILLTHGHIDHIGGAHALWELTGRRARVVIHEADAPMLRSRQAHVAEYRAGRGRYLRDPGGEARVAAAADAVISGEMEPTLLVRGGETLSLGGGITVSVHALPGHTPGSVAYVIDGRRAAFTGDAVQVHGAANGFPGYTDPAAYRAGLEHLRDEIRPLNLYLGHPYRRADGTPYGVELDEAQAREALTHSLDAERRIAAAARACLEAGPRETDSPYSPFAPVAAALGYTGDPTLEPSPFFTSLHGYRMQHNRTAQHRSHRS from the coding sequence ATGACGCCGGAAGGCACCGTCCACCCCGTGGTCTCGCCGTGGGGCCGCTTCGGTCTGTACAGCTTCTTCATCGACGCGCCCGAGCCGGCGATCGTCGACACCGGGATCGCGTCGTCGCCCGCCGAGGGCATCGTCCCGGCCCTCGCGGCGATCGGGCGCCGCGTCGAGGACGTGCGGTGGATCCTGCTCACGCACGGGCACATCGACCACATCGGCGGGGCGCACGCCCTGTGGGAACTCACCGGCCGGCGCGCGCGGGTCGTCATCCACGAGGCCGACGCGCCGATGCTCCGCTCACGGCAGGCCCACGTGGCGGAGTACCGCGCGGGACGCGGCCGGTACCTGCGCGATCCCGGGGGAGAGGCCCGGGTCGCGGCGGCGGCGGACGCCGTCATCTCCGGCGAGATGGAACCCACCCTGCTCGTCAGGGGCGGCGAGACCCTCTCCCTCGGCGGCGGCATCACCGTCTCCGTGCACGCCCTCCCGGGCCACACCCCCGGCTCGGTCGCCTACGTCATCGACGGCCGGCGCGCCGCGTTCACCGGCGACGCCGTACAGGTCCACGGAGCCGCCAACGGCTTCCCCGGCTACACCGACCCGGCGGCCTACCGCGCCGGCCTCGAACACCTCCGCGACGAGATCCGCCCGCTGAACCTCTACCTCGGGCACCCCTACCGCCGCGCGGACGGCACCCCGTACGGCGTCGAACTCGACGAGGCGCAGGCCCGGGAAGCCCTCACCCACAGCCTCGACGCCGAACGCCGCATCGCCGCCGCCGCCCGCGCCTGCCTGGAGGCCGGGCCGCGGGAGACGGACTCGCCGTACTCCCCCTTCGCGCCCGTCGCGGCCGCGCTCGGCTACACGGGCGACCCGACGCTCGAACCGTCACCGTTCTTCACCTCGCTGCACGGCTACCGCATGCAGCACAACAGGACCGCGCAGCACAGGAGTCACCGATCATGA